The genomic DNA tggctgggacttccaaaaatatgttgaataatagtggcgagagtggacatccttgtcttgttcctgatcttagaggaaatgctttcagtttttcaccattgagaatgatgtttgctgtgggtttgtcatatatggcctttattatgttgaggtaggttccctgtatgcccactttctggagagtttttgtcataaatgggtgttgaattttgtcaaaagctttttctgcatctattgagatgatcatatggtttttccttttcaatttgttaatatggtgtatcacattgattgatttgcgtatattgaagaatccttgcatccctgggataaatcccacttgatcatggtgtatgatccttctaatgtgttgttggattctgtttgctagtattttgttgaggatttttgcatctatattcatgagtggtattggtctgtaattttctttttatgtagtatctttgtctggttttggtatcagggtgatggtggcctcatagaatgagtttgggagtgttccttcctctgcagttttttggaagagtttgagaaggatgggtgttagctcttctctaaatgtttgatagacttcacctgtgaagccatctggtcctggacttttgtttgttggaagatttttaatcacagtttcaattgcattacttgtgattggtctgttcatattttctatttcttcctggttcagtcttggaaggttatacctttctaagaatttgtccatttcttccaggttgtccattttattggcatagagttgcttgtagtagtctcttaggatgctttgtatttctgcagtgtctgttgttaacttctcctttttttttttttttttttaataaatttatttatttatttatttgcggatgtgttgggtcttcgtctctgtgcaagggctttctccagttgcggcgagcggggcccactcttcatcgcggtgcacgggcctctcactgtcgcggcctctcccgttgcggagcacaggctccagacgcgcaggctcagcagctgtggctcacgggcccagccgctccgcggcatgtgggatcctcccggaccggggcacgaacccgtgtcccctgcattggcaggcggacttccaaccactgcgccaccagggaagcccaacttctcctttttcatttctaattgtattgatttgagtcctctctttttcttgatgagtctggctaaaggtttatcaatgttgtttatcttctcaaagaaccagcttttagttttattgatgtttgctattgttttctttgtttctattttacttatttctgttctgatctttatggtttcattccttctactaactttgggttttgtttgttcttctttctctagttcctttaggtataaggttagattgtttatttgagatttttctagttttcttgaggtaggcttttattgctataaacttccctcttagaactgcttttgctgcctcccataggttttggatcattgtgttttcgaaAAATGGTAAATTAGTTTTGTAAAAAGATTTGAGATGGGTTTCCTCCTGTGTTCAGCTAGCTTTGGGAAAAGCCTAGAGCTTTTTGAAAGGGTAACAGACATctttctcctcccccccccccattttatgGTGATTGGGTTCTCTGTCTCTTATTGAGTTAATGCTTGTAAATtaacatttcttttcagtgtgCTAGCATAGAATTATAGACTGTTTTCTTACAAGTTTTTTACTTTTCCTGtatctgtgtttttttctttatttcaaattatGTATGTTTGTGCTTCCCCCcagtttcctcctttcttttagATTATTATCTAGTAGTAGTTTCCTATCTCCCCAAATCCCTGAAAAAAGCAGGCATGGATTTGGGcggggagcgggggggggggcggggagtgcaGTGTGAATTAGCTGATTCCCTAGCTTTGCTCCAGAGAATGATCATGGAATTAATGCTGCTGATACTCTGCCTGGAGCTGATACTCAGTGGAGCATGCCCATTGTTGGTCATGTAAGAaacaggtggggaggggaggggggaatagatgaaggtagtcaaaaggtacaaacttcctgttataagataaataaatactagagaTGTAATGTGCAGTATGATGAAGGTAattaacactgctctatgttatatatgaaagttgttaagagagtaaatcttgagagttctcattacaaggagaagaatttttttttctgtttctttgatgttgtatttatatgagatgatggatattcactaaacctattatagtaatcatttcatggtgtatgtaagtcaaatcattatgttatacatctTACACTTATAGAATATGgaatgtcagttatatctcagtaaagctggaaaaaaaaaaagatgagcaaacaaagaaaaaaagaagcaggtcTGCAGGTGTATTGCAAACCAGCCCTTTCATTGTCCAgcatgttctttttttgttttatgtttaaagGATTTATTAAGTTATAGGTACAAAACATACTCCTAATAGTATTAGCAGAGGATCAATGTAAAAATGCTCCATAACTTTGCAaatgtcaatttaaaaattttgttacaGTTGTTGAAAGGCCTGATATTATATTCTTGCcagtatttaaaatgtacagagaaCATTGTTAGTGTCAGCATTGAGTTTACAGAGCCTAACAGACCCAAAGTGATGTATTTAAGAAGAGCAATAATAGGAAGCATGTGTGTTCATGTAGGTGAGGGAAAGAGTAGGGTAAGTATTAGTCAGGTTACTGTTTTggtgcatatatatggaatctaaaaaaaaaaaaaaaagattctgatgaacctaggggcaggacaggaataaagacacagatgtagagaatggacctgaggacacggggagggggaagtgtaagctgagacgaagtgagagagtagcattgacatatatacactaccaaatgtaaaatagctagctagctggaagcagctgcatcgcacagggagatcagctcagtgctgtgtgaccacttagaggggttggataaggagggtgggagggagacgcaagagggaggggatatggggatgtatgtatacatatagctgattcacttttatacagcagaaactaacacaacattgtaaagcaattatactcccataaagatgttaaaaaaagaagttactgTGTTGGTCAATTGGCAAAACAGTAATTTTAAGAAGTTTCCGagtttaaaaagatttaaaatagtttaaaaaactgTAAAGCTGCAGTACATGTTTTTTACAACTGGTTATTAGAAAACTAAGGAAAGCCGTCATTAGCTTGAATAAAGTAACATGAAAGTGAGACTGCTttagtttaggggaaaaaaaccctgaaattccAATGCATTATCAGAAAGATTTTCCAATACAAGGAGACATGTTGCTCATTAAGGAGGAGTTCAATAagaaaagcactttttttttggctgcactgcgcaacatgcgggatcttggttccctgaccagggatcgaacctgtgcccccctgcagtggaagcacagagtcttaaacactggaccgccagggaagtcccctgaaaagCACTTAACTAAATTAACAACTGTGGGAATGACCAGTTCAGAGATGAAGTAAATGCCTGATTTTGGGAAGGATGGCAAGtgcaagaaaaagattaaaaaaagtttctgataATACCAACAATTCTTCATCATGTACTGCATTTGACAgaaattaacctttttttttttttttttttttttttttttttttttacaaatttggaCCTTATTTATTTgatcttttaaataattattagatttctattttaaattatctatgaAACAATGATAGTCACCATATAGAAAGTCTACTAACTACAAAATTGGCCAGTTCATTTGTGTGCTCCAGAATTTCCAAACCAGTAGTTAAGAAGTACTACAGtttacatagtaatcaaatttaaCTTTGATCAAAACTGCCAAGGACTGCAGACTCAGGAAGCATCCTGTAACATACATTTGCATTTTACAtcagatttctatttttttctgaaaagtagctagcatttcttcttttataactaagctatcttttaaaagtaaagttaATAACAATGTGCAACTCAGACTtttatgatcatctcagtaatacagactttaaaaaacataagTCAAAGAATTAAGTCCTAATTCTAACCTATCAATCACAGCAAGAGGTAAaaagatggacctagagtctgtcatacagagtgaagtaagtcagaaagagaaaaacaaatactgtatgctatcgcatacatatggaatctcaaaaaatggtactgatgaacctagtggcagggcaggtataaagacgcagatgtagagaatggacttgaggatgcagtgagggaaggggaagctgggacaaagtgagagagtagcactgacatatatacactaccaaatgtaaaatagatagctagtgggaagctgctgcatagcacagggagatcagctcaatgctttgtgaccacctagaggggtgggatagggagggtgggatagggagggtgggagggaggcttaagagggaggggatatggggatatatgtatacatatagctgattcactttgttgtacagcagaaactaacacaacataacattgaaagcaattatactccaataaatatgtaaaaaaataaaaaataaaagtagtgacAGTTTATATTTGCTATTGTAACATTCAATTCACCTTTGAAAAATCATATTAAAGACAACTTGAGTATGCTTCGTGATCCTACTGTTTTACTCAGGAAAATATAGAAGAGAAACTCAGCGTTACTTTTCTTCAGAATCAAATTCTGGATTACCAAGTTAACCCAATGCTTCCTACCTTGCTATATAGATTGTACCACATTTTGTGTTGAATCACTTTGTGTCTACTAATGCTGTTTAAAAATAAGCCTACCATTTAATTCAGATTAAGGTTAGCCATTAATGAATACTGGCAAAGAAAATCTAATATATATACACGGTCTCTACTATCAGTTATTTAAGGCCTTTAAGTCTCACAGGCTTTAGGtttatttccatacatatttattCCATGAACATTCCCTGTAGACTCTGTTTAAATATTCTCTATGAAGAAATCAGACTTTTCTGAGCAGGTGGACTATGTAAGCTGAATACACCACCGATTCAAATCACCCCCTTTTTAGTGACCTTTTGGCCACAGATGTCAAAATGTTTCCATCCCCTTCCAGACTCAAGAGACAGATTATTTCTGATAAACTctagtatttattaaattataaagtctgtaatcaaaaagaaaaatgtggatcAAGACACACCTCAAACTACAAGGACTAGACAGCAAAGCCTATGGGAACGCCATGAAGTGTGTTAGACAAGATTCTGAAACATAAGTTATAAGCTGTTTTCTTTACGTTTCCATTTCAGTAACTTTACTATTAAATAGTTGttattcttctattttaaaaCCCCAAATTCACATCTATGCTCACATTAATTAAGCTTCTTGTTCATACTGATCCCAGACATCTCATAGGTGCCAAATTTTAGTAATGGTTTTTATGTCATTCCATGCAGAAAAATATGACAATGCAAGAGTCAGATGAGGATCGTTAATGCACAAATAATACACGCTGGCCAAAAGAactgaagatatttaaaaaaactatacagACCTCAAGAAAACTGGGTTATTACTAAACAGCTCTCAACTATTAACACCCAAGttccttatattaaataaatttctcAACAGAGACATGTTAGACATTTTAATTACAGGTCTATCCTTACCATACCCCTTCCCACCCCAACTCCCAAAATGCACTACTAGGGATGAGTATAATGTTATGTGGGCAGAAATGTACAGGTAACCATTTTTACCTTGAGCATGGATCTGAAAACTTTATTACTTAAACTTCAGTTACTGTGCACTGTCCATCAGGCCTTCTGGATCTGACACTGACACCCACTGTTGCACCCCCTGCCACGGATTGATCAGTTCCTGATAGATCAGATCGATCAGATACTGTCTGGTTGGGATTAGGAACCGAAAGTCTCTGTTGGGTCAAGGAGTGTTGCGCAACAAGCGCAGATCCATCCTCACTATCACTACTGGCATCTGATTCGGTTTCTTCAATGGAAGTGTCTGGTGCTGGTACCCTGCCTGAAGATGGTGACTCATgatcttcttctccttcccccctATGACTCCTTTCAGCTATGCTGTCTCCACCGAGTTGTAAATGTGCAAAAGAGTCTTCCAGAGAAGTGCTTGCATCAGGGGATGGTGTTGCAGGGCTTGTTAACTGCCCATCTACTGACGTCAGGGGCCTTACAGTAGACGACACCAGAGGCTGAACAGAAGCTCCACTCTGTGCTGGTACACTGTCCGCTCCATCAGCAGAGCTCTCTCTTGCTAGGTTTACGGTATTAGCATCACAGTCCAGCCTAAGTCCGGCTACTCCCTTCTTTGGTATATCTATTATATCCCGCTTAATCTTCCTGCGACGTCCATGTTCATTTCTCCTATATTGAACCATATTTTCAAGATCGGCAACATACAGAAACCCGGCAATTAACATTTCGGTGCTCTTTTTACCTTTGGAAAAAGCATCTTCCAGCTCTCTACTAGTACGCTCATCATACTGCCACCACCCATTTCTTCCTTCATAATACCATGCATAGTCACCATTTCCTCTACTTGCTGCCTTGAGTTCTTCTGGTGACAGTAAGGTTGGCTTATCAAGGAAATCCTCGGGAATTTCTTGtcggcctttttttaaaaaaaaataaatttatttatttatttagggctgcgttgggtcttc from Balaenoptera acutorostrata chromosome X, mBalAcu1.1, whole genome shotgun sequence includes the following:
- the LOC130704558 gene encoding E3 ubiquitin-protein ligase RNF146-like gives rise to the protein MEGVHSPYFDSGRQEIPEDFLDKPTLLSPEELKAASRGNGDYAWYYEGRNGWWQYDERTSRELEDAFSKGKKSTEMLIAGFLYVADLENMVQYRRNEHGRRRKIKRDIIDIPKKGVAGLRLDCDANTVNLARESSADGADSVPAQSGASVQPLVSSTVRPLTSVDGQLTSPATPSPDASTSLEDSFAHLQLGGDSIAERSHRGEGEEDHESPSSGRVPAPDTSIEETESDASSDSEDGSALVAQHSLTQQRLSVPNPNQTVSDRSDLSGTDQSVAGGATVGVSVRSRRPDGQCTVTEV